In Deinococcus psychrotolerans, the genomic window ACCGGTAGGTGCTGGCTCAAAAATTGTCCGGTCAGCGTGTCGGCGTGCTTGAGGTCGGCGTAACTGCCCTCGAACACCACCTGCCCGCCGTGTGTGCCTGCTCCTGGCCCGATGTCGACGATATGGTCGGCCACCGCGATCACGTCGGGGTCGTGCTCTACCACCAGCACGGTGTTGCCTTTGTCGCGCAGCTTTTGCAGCAGGCCGTTGAGGCGGGCCACATCTCTTGCGTGCAGGCCCACACTGGGTTCGTCGAGGATATACAGCATCTCGGTCAGGCTGTTGCCGAGGTGCCGGATCATCTTGAGGCGCTGCGACTCGCCGCCCGACAGCGTGGACGTCTCGCGGCTCAGGCTCAAATACCCCAGCCCGATGTCGCAGAGGTGTTGCAAGCGTTCCACCAGTTTGCCCGCCACCCGCGCTGCCGCCGGGTCGCTCAAGGTCTTCAAAAACTGGATCAGTTCGCCAATTTCCAAGTCGGACAGCTCGGCGATATTTTTGCCGTCTATCCGGCAATTCAGCGCTGCTTCGTTCAGCCGTGCCCCGTGACAGACCGGACAGGTTTGCGAGGTGGTAAACGCCTCGAACACCGCCTTGCTGCGTACCGACATGGCCGCCGCGTCTTTTTTGAGGTACATGCGGGCAAAGCGCTCGATCAGGCCCTCGTACTTCAAGTTGAAATCGGTGAAGGCGACCTTATGATCGCCAGCGCCGTACAGCAAAATCTTCAGTTCTTCGGGGCTGTACTCGTCAATCGGTTTGTCATTGTCAAAAAATCCGGACTGCGCGTAAGTCTTCCAAGTCCAGTGGCTCCCGACCTTGAAATCGGGGTGCAAAATCGCGCCGCCGTTCAGCGACAAAGAGCGGTCTAAAAACCTCTCCAAATCGAGCTGCACTGTTTTGCCGATGCCCTCGCACTCGGGGTACATGCCCTGCGGCGTGTTGAAGGAAAAAGCGAAAGCTGGCCCGGCGCAGGGCTCCCCGAAGCGCGAAAAAAGGAGTCTCAGCGGCGCGGCGATGTCGGTGTAGGTGCCGGCTGTGGAGCGTGAGCCGCCGCCGACCCGCTTCTGGTCAATGATGATCGGCGCGTTGAGGTGCTCGATTCGGTCGACGTCGGCCTGGCCGTAGTGAGGCAAAAAGCCCTGCACGAAAGCGGTAAACGTTTCGTTGAGCTGGCGCTGCGCCTCGGCGGCAACCGTGTCGAACACCAGCGACGACTTGCCGGAACCCGATACGCCAGTAAACACTGTGATTTTATTTTTGGGAATGCGCAGCGAAATATCTTTGAGGTTGTTTTCACGTGCGCCGTATATTTCGATGAAGTCACGGGCGGGTTGGATGGTCATGTTTGGCCTCCTGAACTTCAGACTCCCTGAAAAGGAGATGAAAATTGTTTAGGGCGAGCTTTAATTTCTCTTCATGTCTTTCCTTCTGAAGAAACCCTCAAGGTGGATATTCCGGTTTGTTTTGTCTCTTATCCGGCGCTGTTTATACTCGCTGCATGACTCAATCCAGCCCTATCAAGACAGACAATCCTCTGCTCAACCTCGGTTTTGAAATTCCCTTTGACCGAATTAAGCCCGAACACGCCGAACCGGCGGTAGACACCTTGATTGCCAAGTGCCGCGAGGATTTGGAGCGGGCCGCCAAAGCCCCCGAGCGTCAGTTCGCGGGCTTTTTGCAGGAACTCGACACCTTGGGCCAGCAACTCGCGGCGGTGCAAACGGTAGTCGGCCACCTCAACGGCGTCATTTCCAGCGACGAGTGGCGGGCGGCCAACGAAGCGATCTTGCCCAAAGTCAGCGCCTTTTTCACCGAGTTGGGCCTTCATCCGGGGTTGTGGGCGGCCATGAAGGCTTATCAGCAGGGCGCGGACGCTCAGCAGCTCAGCTCCGAATGGACGCGCTTTTTGACCTTAGAAGTGGACGCCTTCCGCCGCAACGGAGCCGACTTGGGTGATGCGGGCAAGCAGCGCCTCACCGAAATCAATGTCAGCTTGGCTGAAATCACCAACCAGTACGGCAAAAATGTAATGGACGGCATTAAAGCCTATGAGTTGTACGTCGGCCCAGAGCGCATGGCGGGCGTGCCGCAGCGCCTCAAGGACGCCACCGCCGCAGACGCCGAGGCGCACGGGAAGGCCGGAATGCACCGCCTGACCCTCCACGCGCCGGTATACGGCCCCGTCATCACTTACGCCGATGACCGCAGCCTGCGCGAAGAACTGATGCGGGCCAACAACCTGGTGGGCGTCGGTGAGGGGCGCGACAACCGCGAATTGTTGCCGCAGATTTTACGCCTGCGCCGTGAACGGGCCGCGCTGCTGGGCTTTGAGAACTTTGCCGACCTGGTGACCGCTGATCGGATGTCGGGCAGCGCTCAGGCGGCCATCCAGTTTGAGCACGACTTGGAAGAGCGTACCCGTCCCTTTTTCGACGAGGAAAACCGCGAGCTGCTGGCTTATTACCGCCAAAAAGCTGGCGAAGGCGCACCGGAGATGGCGACCTGGGACGCTTCTTACTGGGCTGAGAAATTGCGTCAGGAGCGCTACGACTTCGACGCCGAAGTGCTGCGCCCCTACTTTCCGATGGAGCAGGTGCTCTCGGGCATGTTCGAGATTACCCGGCGGGTTTTCGGGATTAAGGTGAAAGAAGCACAGGCGGCGGGCTGGCATGCAGAAGTCAAGTATTACGACATCTTCAATGAAGCCGGAGAGCACATCGCCAGCTTTTACACCGATTGGTTTCCCCGTGACAGCAAACGCGGCGGCGCGTGGATGAATGCCCTCTATACCGGCGGCCCCCGCGAAGACGGTTTCGCTCCTCACCTGGGTCTGATGTGCGGCAACCTCAATCCGCCGAGCGGCGATACGCCTTCGCTGCTGAGTCTGGGCGAGGTGGAAACGGTCTTTCACGAGTTCGGCCACCTGCTTCACCACGCCCTTGCCCGCGTGCCGGTGCAGTCGCTGAGCGGCACCAAAGTGGCCTGGGACTTCGTGGAATTGCCTTCGCAGATCATGGAAAACTGGGTCTGGACGCCGGAAGGCCTTGAGCTGATCGCCAAGCATTACCAAACTGGCGAAGGCTTGCCGGACGCGCTCTACCAAAAGATGCTGGCCGCCCGCAATTTCCGCGCCGGGGGGATGGCGATGCGGCAGTACAGCTTTGCCACGGTTGATCTGGCGCTGCACGTCGAGTACGACGAGGCGCAGGGCGATCCGCTGGACTTTGCCCGCACCTTGATGAACCGCTACACCTTCTTGCCGCTGCCGGAAAGCAACTTCATTACCCAGTTCGGCCATCTGTTCTCCAGTCCGGTGGGCTATGCGGGCGGCTATTACAGCTACAAGTGGGCCGAAGTGCTCGACGCCGACGCCTTTTCCCGCTTCGAAAACGAAGGCGTCTTCAACCGGCAGACCGGGCGCGAATACGTGGATAAGCTGCTTTCACGCGGTGGCAGCGTGGAGCCCGCTCAGCTTTACCGTGACTTTATGGGCCGCGACCCCGACCCTGAAGCGCTGCTGCGGCGCAGTGGGCTGAGCAAACAGTAAGCCGACAGGCCTGAGCCAGAACTGACCGGGTGGGAAGAATGGGGGTGTTCAGTTTTTGTGACACTCCCGCTTTCACTTCTGACGCTATGATGAGCAGCAATGGCGAATGTCGTAAAGCCTGCCGTGCTGGTCGCGGCTTCCACTTCCTCGCGGGCAGCGGCGCTTTTTGGCCACTTGCCTCAAGCCGACGTCTTTCATTCGCCCGACGCCGACACGCTGCTGCGCGAAACCCGCCTGCGCCCGCCGGACGTGCTGGTGCTGTATACCGACTTGCCCTCCAGCGTCGCGCTGAGCGAGGTGCTGGGCATCTTGAAGAGCCGCGAAGACCTCGCCAACACTCGCTTTCTGGCGGTGGGGAGTCAGGGCCTGGGCGCACTGCTCAGCGCCGGGGCCGACGCCCTGATGAGCGACAGCACCGCTCCGGAAGCGCTGGCCTTTTTGATCAGTACGCTGCTGGGCCGGGTGCGCCAGCAACGCGAACTGGCTGAGCGCAACCTGGGCCTGCTCAAGAAGCTCGACGCCTGGGAGCATGAGGAGCGGGTGCGCGATCAACTCGTTCACATGCTGGTTCATGACCTCAAAAACCCTATCGCGGCGGTGATGGGCCTGCTCGAAATCGTGGAAGAAGACGAGCGGCTGCCCCAAGACATGAAAGAACTGGTGCATTTGTCGCGGGAAGAAACCCAGCACCTCTTGCACCTGTCGGTCAATATGCTCGATGTCCGCAAGATTCAGGCGGGAAAAATGAATCTCGACTTCGAGCTGATGTTTTCACCTATGTATACCGAAGTGATCGACTTGGCGCGGGGCGACGTGGGCGCGGGCCTGCGCGAGCGCCGCCTGACCATCGACGTTGCGCCCAACTTGTCGCCGGCGCGGGCCGATCCAGGGATTTTGCGGCGCATTTTTGCCAATTTGCTGAGCAACGCCATGAAGCACACCACCAAAGACGGCAAAATCGAAATCAAGGTGCTTAAGGTCGCTGAAGACGTGCAGTTCACCATCCGCGACAACGGCGAGGGCATTCCCGCAGATGACATTCCCAACTTGTTCGCCGCCTTCGAGCAGTCGCGCCTGACCCTACATGGCCGCTTTGACACCGGCATGGGCCTCGCGTTTTGCAAGCTGGCGATTGAAGGGCACGGCGGGCGCATCTGGGTGGAATCGGTGCGGGGCAAGGGATCGACCTTCACCTTCATCTTGCCGCTGGCCCGCGACGAGGAAGACGACGACGATTTCGCGGAACTGGTGTCGTAACCGCCGCTAGCCCTGCGCTGGCACGAGCGCCTGAACCCGTCCAACTACCCCCGAAATCAGGCGAACCTTGATGCCGTGCGGGTGGCTGGCCGAGTTGGTCAGCAGCGCCGCCACCACGCCGCGAGTGAGCTGGCCGCTGGCCTGGTGGTGCTTTTGAATCACGTCCACGGTCAGGCCGGGGCGGATGAGGGAGCGGGGCGGAGTCATGGGGTTAGGATAAACCGTTTTTAGCCGACGAAAGCCGAGAGTAAACCAGCGGTTCGGAAAAGTGTGAAAGCAATTGAGGAGCTTGGGATTCGTACGCCACTGGCGTATAGTGCAAGCGTGGTCATCGTTGAAACGAGTGTCTTCACCCGACGTATCCAGCAGTTTCTTGTTGACGACGAACACCGCGAACTTCAAAGCCTTTTGGTGGCGCGGCCCCATCTTGGAAAAGTGATTCAGGGAGGCGGCGGCCTTCGCAAAACCCGCTATAGCTATAACAACTTGGGTAAGAGCAAAGCCTTGCGCCTGATCTATTACTACGCTGAGACTCGTCAGCAGCTACTGATGCTCTACGTCTATCCCAAGTCTGAAACCGCCGACCTCACCAAGAGTCAGGTGGCGGCACTTCGCAAACTTATCGAGGCAACTTATCCATGAATGACGAATTGTTTAACGAGTTGGTTGCCAGTGTGGAGGAAGGTGGGGCGATCTTGCGCGGTGAGCAAACCGCTTCGCGTACCTTTGAATTTCAGCCCGTCAATGTGACCCGCATCCGCGAGCGCCTCAGCTTATCTCAGCCGCGTTTTGCCGCTTTATTGGGAATTAGCACTGCCACCCTCCGCAACTGGGAACAGGGCCGCCGAACACCGGAAGGTCCAGCCCGCGTGCTGCTGAGCGTGGTGGACAAATACCCAGAAGTCTTGAGGGACTTGAATTTGGGTGGGGGCTAGTGGACGACCACAGGTACAGCTGATGCAATATCTGAAGAACCTGAATCAGGGATTTCACGTCCTGAACGAATTCTATTCTTCTCATCATCTCAAGACTATAAACGTGCTCATGCCTGTAGTGATCCACTAGGGGAGTGGGGTGTACAACGCCGAGAGTGGACTGGTTGTTAGCTTGGTGGCACTTTTGGATCATTCATGCGCGTAGGTTGGGATAAAGGCATTGTGTTTCGACTTGCATTCTCGCGTAATATTTTCTTTTATTATGTTATTTACGTATAAGACAGGAGCTTTCTTATCCCAAGCCCCAAATAGCTATACTAGAGAAATGTCGGAAAAAAAAGCATATGTTTTTAAGTTCAACGCATATGGTTCTCCAGTAGTAGCTGGCGGTGCAAGTCATAGGTTAGACATCAACGATATTTTTACGGATATACATTCTTTAGATATAGTCAAGTCAGATACTACAGGTAGAATTTTGATATGCCGAGATGAGGTAGATAGTGATCCTCTCTTCATCAGAGTTATAGACAATGACAAAACTAAAAGGATTGTTAGCGGAGTCTTCTATTCAATCAAATCTAAGAATTTGCCAGATCAGTTCGATCCAGTCACAGGACTTATTTCTCCTCTAAGCATCTCTCGGGATTTATTGGATAAAACACACTTTCTTATAGACACCAGCAATTGTATGCTAGTTATACATAGGAGCAAAAGCTCTCCAAGCACGGGCCTGCTCGCATACTATATAACGGAGAAGTTAAATAAGACTGTCAACGCTTTATCTATAGATGTGCATTTTAGGAAAGGCGTATTGGAAAAGATTGAGAAGAAGAGTTCAAAAAATAAAATAAAGTTTTTCGAGATGAAAATAAAGAAAACTGCCTTAGTACGCGCACATTTGCTCGGGAATGATGCGAGACAGGCATTAGAATCCTTATCCAAGCTTTCTGGAGCAGATTCGATAGGAATATCTATCAGTCTGGAGAAATACCATAGCAAAGGGGGATTTAATATAGATGAACTACTGGGAAATATAAAAAAATTTCTCGGAATGGAAATTTCAGACAAACCGCTGAGTGATGTTGAGGAAGCTAAAGTAAAAGCGGGCGACGAGGTTATTAACCTACTAAGTAGCAAATTTTCTATAAGTTTCGATGTTCCCAGCAACGTAATGAGTGCTAGAAATGTTGACAGCAAAGCTGTACTGAATTTAATCTACAATGAATATCTCAGTCGGAAGGCAGATTTGTAAAGAGGTGAAACTATGGAACCAAAAACTGCACCGAATCTAGGTAAGTCAACTAAGATGCAGCTTTTCTGGGTCTCTATAGCATATATCATATCTCTAATACTGATTCAAAGACTATATCCCAATTTTGTATGCAAGTTTACCATCACTGAGGGAGTTGCATTCTATCTCTCTATATCGGGCATAGCTGCAACTTTGACGGGCTTCGTTATAGCTGGCACTACCGTTCTTTCGACCATACTTACTGAACCTGAATTCAAATTCAGTGCTCTCAAAAAATACTTTTCACAAATATATTTTGTTTTCAGCGGATCGTCCGTAATGTTAGGGTGCACAATACTTTTTGGAATATTCTCAGCAGTATTTCCGAAGAATTTGACGGCATCTTTGTTTCTCTTCTATATAACTTGCTACGTTTTCACTATATCTATTGTAGGAATTCTGATAGGGGTTAGAATTCTCGGAGACATTGTCCGTATTGATGCAAGTGGTATATTAGATCAAATGAGCGAAAAAATTGAATTTACAGATAGACCTACTTCGAAGGATGGTTAGCCCTTCTACATATAGATTTTGACCTTACATTTCGCTGGAGAACAAGTTGGAGTTTTCATAGATCAAATCACTCCCAACCGCTTCTCCTCTTCGTACAGCCGCTCGCTGACGAACTGCTTGAGGAGCGTCTGATACGGCATCTGCTTGAGCCTGGCAACGTGCTTGAGGCGGGTTTCGGTATCTGTGTCAAGGCGCAGGGTGGTCATGAAAGTGTCTTTGGGCTGGCGGGGTTGACGGCGGGCGGGCCAGGGGCTTGCATCCTCAGCATCACTTTGGGGCCTTTGCCTTTCTTGGTCTTTCCAACATCCGGCCCCCTTTATGGGCGGCACTTGCAGCTCCGTCCATAAAGATCTGGCGGAGCTCGAGCAAGCCTTGATCAGCACGCTGTTCGTAAAGGGCCTCAAGCAGCGCCGGGAAGACATCTCTCTTGACGGGAACGCGAGGAAAACGCAGCGAAGATTTTTATTGGCGTGAGTATGGCTGTCGGTGCTCGGATCACTTCTCCCGCTTCTACAAACGCCTCTTTTGAAGTCACCACTCAGCTTCACTCAATGAAAGACTTGTGCAAAAAAAGTTGTTATTCCCGCATCAACATCGCTTGGTTCTGCTGATTCTCGAATCCAACTACGCAAGCTACCTAGATAATCAAGCATGATTTCATCAAAATAATTCTGCTCTTCTTGTGTGATCTCGTAGTGTTCGAAGTACCAAGAGTTCTTCCCTTTCTCCTCATGGGCTTTTATCAAGAATTCTGCAGATTCGACGCTCAAAATTCGGTCATCGTTATAATTTCTCCCTACAGTCTCCGTAAAAACAGATCTAAACATCCCAATGGTACCATTATGGTCTTTCAGCAGTCTTTCGGAATTCATTGCCCTACTCCTTTGTTTAGTATCAAAAGGTTTGTTCTGCCCGATATTTACAATCGCCCTCAACCTGATATTACTTTTTGGGATTGGGCAAACGCGAAGTCCCACCACGAAGGTCAATAATTTCTATCGTGCCGTTTTTTATGCCCTCTTCAAGAATGTCATTTTTTATGTTGCCCATAAACTGCAGCAACCCACCTTAATTACATCGTGTATTTCTTCTTTATCTGAAATTATGCGTGTAAATTTCTCAGATTCGTCAAGATCTTAAAACATATTGCCTTTGGTGTGATAATTGAGAAAGTGATCAAGGTCAATAAATGCGTTCCGTCACTTTGTTACTTTCCAACTGCTTCTCCTCCCCGTACAACCGCTCGCTGACGAACTGTTTAAGCAGGGTCTTATAAGGCATCTACTTGGGCTTGGCGACGTGCTTGAGGTGGGGTTCGGTGTCGGCGTCTTGACCCTGAGTCTCAAGGTAACCTTTTTAAGACTTGCCACTTTCACCCCGCGCCCAGACGCTAAACTGCCCTAATGACTCTCGCCGTGCCCTCGCTTTCCAAGCTGCTGCCGACGGTGCCGGTGGGCAATCTGATCTTGCTGCCGCAGGTGGCCCGCGCCGCGCTGTTTGCCGCCCACGCTGGCCCCGCCGTGCTGCTGACCACCCCCGACCGCCTGCCGCTCTACGAGGGCGCGGGCAAGCTCGGCGCACCGATCAGCGTCAATCCGGGTCTACGCGAGTGGGACGACAAAAAAGAACACGTGGTGCTGGACATTCAAACGGC contains:
- a CDS encoding ATP-binding cassette domain-containing protein, whose product is MTIQPARDFIEIYGARENNLKDISLRIPKNKITVFTGVSGSGKSSLVFDTVAAEAQRQLNETFTAFVQGFLPHYGQADVDRIEHLNAPIIIDQKRVGGGSRSTAGTYTDIAAPLRLLFSRFGEPCAGPAFAFSFNTPQGMYPECEGIGKTVQLDLERFLDRSLSLNGGAILHPDFKVGSHWTWKTYAQSGFFDNDKPIDEYSPEELKILLYGAGDHKVAFTDFNLKYEGLIERFARMYLKKDAAAMSVRSKAVFEAFTTSQTCPVCHGARLNEAALNCRIDGKNIAELSDLEIGELIQFLKTLSDPAAARVAGKLVERLQHLCDIGLGYLSLSRETSTLSGGESQRLKMIRHLGNSLTEMLYILDEPSVGLHARDVARLNGLLQKLRDKGNTVLVVEHDPDVIAVADHIVDIGPGAGTHGGQVVFEGSYADLKHADTLTGQFLSQHLPVKNKVRTPTGHLTIKDANLHNLKNVTVNIPTGVLSIITGVAGSGKSSLINEVFLTQHLGAVVIDQSRVTANSRSAPATYTGIMDDIRKAFAAANKVSPSLFSFNSEGSCPECSGLGVIYTDLAFMEGMTSVCEVCEGKRFKEEVLTYHLRGKSIADVLEMTAEEALAFFTEKKVRSVIQAMNDVGLSYLKLGQPLSTVSGGEGQRLKLAGELHKKGSVYVMDEPTTGLHLSDIGMLMRLIDRLVDSGNTVILIEHHLDVIRQADWIIDLGPEGGSAGGEVLYEGPPSGLKACERSLTGQFI
- a CDS encoding M3 family metallopeptidase, which encodes MTQSSPIKTDNPLLNLGFEIPFDRIKPEHAEPAVDTLIAKCREDLERAAKAPERQFAGFLQELDTLGQQLAAVQTVVGHLNGVISSDEWRAANEAILPKVSAFFTELGLHPGLWAAMKAYQQGADAQQLSSEWTRFLTLEVDAFRRNGADLGDAGKQRLTEINVSLAEITNQYGKNVMDGIKAYELYVGPERMAGVPQRLKDATAADAEAHGKAGMHRLTLHAPVYGPVITYADDRSLREELMRANNLVGVGEGRDNRELLPQILRLRRERAALLGFENFADLVTADRMSGSAQAAIQFEHDLEERTRPFFDEENRELLAYYRQKAGEGAPEMATWDASYWAEKLRQERYDFDAEVLRPYFPMEQVLSGMFEITRRVFGIKVKEAQAAGWHAEVKYYDIFNEAGEHIASFYTDWFPRDSKRGGAWMNALYTGGPREDGFAPHLGLMCGNLNPPSGDTPSLLSLGEVETVFHEFGHLLHHALARVPVQSLSGTKVAWDFVELPSQIMENWVWTPEGLELIAKHYQTGEGLPDALYQKMLAARNFRAGGMAMRQYSFATVDLALHVEYDEAQGDPLDFARTLMNRYTFLPLPESNFITQFGHLFSSPVGYAGGYYSYKWAEVLDADAFSRFENEGVFNRQTGREYVDKLLSRGGSVEPAQLYRDFMGRDPDPEALLRRSGLSKQ
- a CDS encoding sensor histidine kinase — encoded protein: MANVVKPAVLVAASTSSRAAALFGHLPQADVFHSPDADTLLRETRLRPPDVLVLYTDLPSSVALSEVLGILKSREDLANTRFLAVGSQGLGALLSAGADALMSDSTAPEALAFLISTLLGRVRQQRELAERNLGLLKKLDAWEHEERVRDQLVHMLVHDLKNPIAAVMGLLEIVEEDERLPQDMKELVHLSREETQHLLHLSVNMLDVRKIQAGKMNLDFELMFSPMYTEVIDLARGDVGAGLRERRLTIDVAPNLSPARADPGILRRIFANLLSNAMKHTTKDGKIEIKVLKVAEDVQFTIRDNGEGIPADDIPNLFAAFEQSRLTLHGRFDTGMGLAFCKLAIEGHGGRIWVESVRGKGSTFTFILPLARDEEDDDDFAELVS
- a CDS encoding YwbE family protein codes for the protein MTPPRSLIRPGLTVDVIQKHHQASGQLTRGVVAALLTNSASHPHGIKVRLISGVVGRVQALVPAQG
- a CDS encoding type II toxin-antitoxin system RelE/ParE family toxin, which produces MVIVETSVFTRRIQQFLVDDEHRELQSLLVARPHLGKVIQGGGGLRKTRYSYNNLGKSKALRLIYYYAETRQQLLMLYVYPKSETADLTKSQVAALRKLIEATYP
- the nadS gene encoding NadS family protein → MNDELFNELVASVEEGGAILRGEQTASRTFEFQPVNVTRIRERLSLSQPRFAALLGISTATLRNWEQGRRTPEGPARVLLSVVDKYPEVLRDLNLGGG